In Onthophagus taurus isolate NC chromosome 6, IU_Otau_3.0, whole genome shotgun sequence, a genomic segment contains:
- the LOC111416183 gene encoding microsomal glutathione S-transferase 1-like isoform X2: MVNSILEVINLENPIFRGYVLCSSVLVLKTMAMAHLTGIQRFKRQVFVNPEDAAVFKCKPKIDANVERVRRAHLNDLENIPIFFVAGFGYMLTNPPVRTALMLFKIFTIARFLHSLVYAVVKVPQPARGLAWGTGYCITGFMAVKTLLHFL, translated from the exons ATGGTAAACTCGATTCTTGAAGTTATAAATCTGGAAAACCCCATTTTTAGGGGTTACGTTCTCTGCTCATcagttttggttttaaaaactATGGCAATGGCACATCTTACCGGTATACAGCGATTTAAACGTCAG gtgttTGTTAATCCAGAAGATGCGGCAGTATTTAAATGTAAACCAAAAATAGATGCAAATGTTGAACGAGTAAGAAG ggcTCATTTGAatgatttagaaaatattccaATTTTCTTCGTGGCTGGGTTTGGTTATATGTTAACCAACCCACCAGTTCGAACCGCTTTGATGCTATTCAAAATATTCACTATTGCTAGATTTCTCCATAGCTTGGTTTATGCAGTCGTTAAGGTGCCTCAACCAGCAAGAGGATTAGCTTGGGGTACCGGTTATTGTATCACTGGTTTTATGGCTGTGAAAACTCTTTTGCATttcctataa
- the LOC111416183 gene encoding microsomal glutathione S-transferase 1-like isoform X1 — protein MGEGGLLEIINLSNPIFKGYIFYSALLILKVLAMAILTGFQRFKNMVFVNPEDAAVFKCKPKIDANVERVRRAHLNDLENIPIFFVAGFGYMLTNPPVRTALMLFKIFTIARFLHSLVYAVVKVPQPARGLAWGTGYCITGFMAVKTLLHFL, from the exons atggGTGAAGGTGGGCTTTTAGAAATAATCAACTTGAGCAATCCCATTTTTAAGGGATACATATTCTATTCCGCATTACTGATACTTAAAGTACTAGCTATGGCTATATTAACGGGTTTCCAACGGTTTAAGAATATG gtgttTGTTAATCCAGAAGATGCGGCAGTATTTAAATGTAAACCAAAAATAGATGCAAATGTTGAACGAGTAAGAAG ggcTCATTTGAatgatttagaaaatattccaATTTTCTTCGTGGCTGGGTTTGGTTATATGTTAACCAACCCACCAGTTCGAACCGCTTTGATGCTATTCAAAATATTCACTATTGCTAGATTTCTCCATAGCTTGGTTTATGCAGTCGTTAAGGTGCCTCAACCAGCAAGAGGATTAGCTTGGGGTACCGGTTATTGTATCACTGGTTTTATGGCTGTGAAAACTCTTTTGCATttcctataa